The Chthoniobacterales bacterium genome segment CGCATTCGCCGCCAGCCGGCGCTCGCGTAATAGACCGTGCCGAGGGTGCCGCTCTTGATCACGTTGCGGAAAAACTGATGCTCCGGACGAAAGCGCTGGTTGAAATGAATCATGAACTTCTTCCCCGACGCGCGCACTTTATCCCGCATCAACTCGGCCTCGGCGGTGTTCATCGCCATCGGCTTCTCGCACATCACATGCAGACCGCGATCCAGCGAGGCGAGCGTCATTTCCTTATGCAAAAAATTTGGCACCGCCAGCGACAAGGCGTCGATGTCGGCCTTCTCGATGAATTCCTCGAAAGTCGTGAACCGCTGCGGGATGGAAAACTCATTGCCGACCTGCTCGAGCAGAGTCGCATTCTGATCGCAGATCGCCTGGCAGACGCAATTCTCCACCTTTTTGTAGTTCAGCAGATGCGCGCGGCCCATTCCGAGGCCGACCACGCCGATCTTGAGAGGTTTGTCTGACATGCGGCGATCACGATGTCGAAGAGTCGGGCGAGAGACAAGTCTGCGGGCTGAATAATTCCGTCCCTTGTCTTTTTCCGCAGAGTCCCTTTCAATCAAAGGATGGACCCGCAGCCGCTGCTCATCGACACGCAAAACCAGCCCGATCATCGCAAGATCGCGATCGACCGCGTCGGCATTACGAATTTGCGTTACCCGTTGCAGATTCGCGACCGCGGCCACAGCCTGCAAAGCACCGTCGCCACCTGCGCGCTCACCGTCGATCTGCCGCACCAGTTCAAGGGCACCCACATGAGCCGGTTCGTCCAGGTGCTCAACGCCCACGGACCCGTCCTGCACGTCGAAAACATTCACGAAATTCTCCAGACCCTCGTTGCCCGGCTGCACTCGGAAAAGGCCCACGTCGAGTTTGTCTTCCCGTATTTCATTGAAAAGAAAGCCCCTGTCACCGCCGCGCCCGGTCTGATGGATTACGAGGTGAAATTCAACGCCAACTACGAAAATGGCCGGATCGACTTCGTGGTCACCGTCATCGTTCTCGTCACCACACTTTGCCCGTGCTCCAAGGCGATCTCGGCCCATGGCGCGCACAATCAGCGGGGGAAAGTGACCTTCGCCGTCCGCTCCAAACACCCGATCTGGATCGAGGACCTCATCTCGCTGGTCGAGGCGTGCGCCAGCAGCGAACTTTACAGCGTGCTCAAGCGTCCCGACGAAAAAGCCGTTACCGAACGCGCCTACGACAACCCGGTTTTCGTCGAAGACCTCGTTCGCAACATCGCCGCCCGCGCCAACCTCGACCCGAACATCACCTGGTATCGAGTCGAGGCCGAGAACTACGAATCCATCCACAGCCACAACGCCTACGCGCTGATCGAGAAGCCGCAGATGGCAATGTAACTCGTGTCTCGTTTCGCAAAAGTTTCCCTCGGCGTAGGGATCGTCGCCTTCTGGGCGGTGATGACTGGCTGGCTCGTGCGCACGACTTGGAATGATGGCAACGCCCCGTTTTCCGACATGCCGCCGCTGCTCGTCTTCCGTCAGGTGCTGAAACACGAGGTCGCCTCCAGCCTCGGCATTTATCGCGGGCAAAAACGCATCGGCAGCGTCAACGTCACCCCTGTCCACAACCCGTCGGACTCCGTCAGCCTCGACGGCAATTTGGTCATCCCGCAGGACAGTGGCAAACCTGAGACCTACAGCTTTTCGCTGCGCTTCGACTTGGAGCACAATCAGCTTAAACCCGAGACGATCCAGCTTCGGCTCAGCCGCCGCCAGCCGCCGCTTAATGCGCTCATCGAAGTCCTGCTCGCC includes the following:
- the folE2 gene encoding GTP cyclohydrolase FolE2; the encoded protein is MDPQPLLIDTQNQPDHRKIAIDRVGITNLRYPLQIRDRGHSLQSTVATCALTVDLPHQFKGTHMSRFVQVLNAHGPVLHVENIHEILQTLVARLHSEKAHVEFVFPYFIEKKAPVTAAPGLMDYEVKFNANYENGRIDFVVTVIVLVTTLCPCSKAISAHGAHNQRGKVTFAVRSKHPIWIEDLISLVEACASSELYSVLKRPDEKAVTERAYDNPVFVEDLVRNIAARANLDPNITWYRVEAENYESIHSHNAYALIEKPQMAM